The DNA sequence GGGTTCGCAAGGTCATGATAATATTTGGGCAGGATATCCCCTGCGCCCATTACTTTATATACGGCATGGTGCTGGCTTAAAGAAGCCACATGGACATGCTCATCTTCTTCGAAATCTATAATGAGGTTAAATAATTTTTCCGTAAGGGGCTGGCCCTCCAACTCTGATACAATGGCAAACTGCCAGAATATAGGGTTTTCCTGGATGGCAATCGGCCCAAGGGCTGAAGAATCTGTCACTTCGTCTGATTCAAATAGGATTTCAAAGCCTGCATCTACTAATTTTTCTGCAAGACTGGCTTTAATGCTTGAGCTTTTTTCATTTCTTGACATGAAAACATGGCCGACCGCAAAACCTTCGCGGGAGGCTGCCTCAGGATCGGCACCGGCGTCAGATAGCTTCTGCTTCCATAGCTCGCGCGGGATATCAATGTGAATCCCGACGCCGTCGCCTTCTCCGTTAATAAAACCCGCGCGGTGATTCATCGTGACAAGCGCGTCAATGCAGCTGAAGATATTCTCCCTTGAAGGGATCTTATTCTTTTCCATTGCGGCTACAATCCCGCAGGCATCGTGCTCCTGGCGGTTAAATTCAGTGAATAGGGATGGGCTCCAAGTTTGTGTCATAAATACGGCTTCAGCAAATTGCCAAGCCGGTTCACCTCCTATAAGATTTTTCTGTATACAAAATGAAATTTTGTAAGGTTAATTGTTTCGGGGAAACATATAAGGGGAAAAACAGACAAAGTGGGACTTTATTTTTCAAAAACACAAAATAAACAAAAGTGAGTTTTTCGAAAATTAGTATTTCTATCATATCATAAGAATTTTCAGAAATCAATTAATTATACAAAACTATGGATGGGGAATAGGGAGCTGGAAAAGGATATGCTGATAAAACCTCTTATTTTGTAAACGTTTTCAATATTACCTATATTAAAAAAGGAGCCGTTTCAGGCTCCTTTTATGCATAAAAAACTGTATAATTATTCTCCGCCCATTATGCTGAATGCATGATTGACTGCATGGAGAGTTGCGTGTATATCTTCTTCGGTATGGGCAATGGTTACAAACCAGGCTTCATACTTGGAAGGTGCCAGGTTGATCCCCTGCTCCAGCATCAGCTTGAAGAAACGCGCAAAAGTCTCGCCATCTGTGTTTTCTGCCTGCTCATAGTTTTCTACTTTTTCTTCTGTAAAGTAGATGGTCAGTGCGCCTTTCAGGCGATTGATGGTAATTTGGACCCCGTGCTCAGCCGCAGCTGCCAGGATTCCTTCTTCAAGCATTTGCCCAAGCCTGTCGAGATATTCATAAACTCCATCCTGTTTCAGGACTTCAAGGCAGGCGATTCCGGAAAGAATGGAAGCCGGGTTTCCTGCCATTGTTCCTGCCTGATAGGCTGGGCCTAATGGAGCCACCTTTTCCATGATTTCCAGTTTGCCGCCGTAAGCACCGATCGGAAGCCCGCCGCCAATGATTTTGCCCATTGCTGTCAGGTCAGGCTGAACGCCAAGCATATCCTGGGCGCCGCCATACATAAAGCGGAAGGCTGTTATGACTTCATCATATATAACGAGAGAGCCTGCTGCATGGGCAATTTCGTTAATCTGCTCCAGGAAGCCCTCCTTTGGTTCAACAATCCCGAAATTTCCTACGATCGGCTCGACCAGCACTGCTGCGATCTCGTCTCCCCATTTTCTCATCGCTTCTTTAAACGGCTCGATATCATTGAATGGGACCGTGATCACTTCCTGGGCGATGCTTTTCGGCACGCCGGCAGAATCAGGTGTTCCAAGTGTGGATGGCCCTGAGCCTGCAGCAACAAGGACAAGGTCGGAATGGCCATGGTAGCATCCGGCAAATTTAATGATTTTGTCTTTTCCTGTGTATGCCCGCGCCACACGGATCGTGGTCATGACGGCCTCAGTGCCTGAATTGACGAAGCGGACTTTTTCCATGCCCGGCATGGCTTCCTTCAGCATCTTGGCGAATTTAACTTCGTGCGGGGTAGGTGTTCCGTACAGGACCCCTGTTTCTGCTGCTCTTTTGATTGCTTCAGTAATATGAGGATGTGCATGGCCAGTGATGATGGGGCCGTACGCAGCCAGATAATCGATATATTGATTTCCGTCAACATCCCAGAAGTAAGCTCCCTGCGCACGCTCCATCACAACGGGAGCGCCGCCGCCAACGGCTTTATAAGAGCGGGAAGGGCTGTTTACTCCGCCCACAATATGTTTAAGTGCTTCTTCATGTATGCGTTCTGAATTTGAGAAATTCATTTTCTTCCTCCTTAGGCGTAATTCCCCCTCTATATTACCGCAGAATAACAGGCAGTAATAGCCCCGCGCTTATAGTAAGAAAGTTAGGAAAAAGGAAGTGGTGCGGGTCTAAACTGCCCGTAAAGCCCGGCTGGTTCAACTAACCCCTTGGGAAGGGCGTCCAAGGGGAAGTTTCCCAATGCCGCAGTTTAACGGGCAGTAATAGCCCCGCGCTTATAGTAAGAAAGTTAGGAAAAAGGAAGGGGCTGGGACTGAACTGTCCGTAAAGCCTTACTGGCTGAGTCAGCCCGCTGTGGAGAGTGCTCCAGAGGGAAGAAGTGCAGGCTATTTGTATTAAAGATGTCCTTTGGCTAAAATGAGTTCTTGGGGCACCGGCTTTGGAGAAGGCAGGATGCCTTGGATGTTTTGAAATATATGCCCTTGTAAAAAGGGATTGAACTGGAGGAAAACATGAAGGATGCCATCATTGTAAATGGCCTGCGCAAGGAATTTAAGGCCTATTCAAGCAGGGCCGGCCTTAAAGGGGCCTTCCGCGATCTGTTTACGCGAAATTATAAGATTGTACCTGCTGTCAACGATATCAGCTTTCAGGTAAGGCAGGGGGAAATGGTAGGCTACATAGGGGAAAACGGAGCGGGAAAGTCGACGACCATCAAGATGCTGACCGGCATCCTGGAGCCGACTTCCGGGGAGGTGACTGTCAACGGGATGAATCCGCACAGGGACCGGGAGAAATTCGTCCAGACGATCGGGGTTGTGTTCGGGCAGAGATCCCAGCTGTGGTGGGATATTGCCGTTCAGGAATCGTTCCGGCTTTTAAAAAAGGTTTATAAAGTTTCTGATGAGGATTATGCCAGCCATATGGACCATGTCATCAGGACGCTGGATATCGGGCCTCTCCTGGATAAGCCCGTGCGCAAGCTCTCGCTTGGACAGAGAATGCGCTGCGAGCTGGCGGCGGCCCTGATCCATAATCCGCCGCTGTTATTTCTTGATGAGCCGACGATTGGCCTAGATGTCCTGGTTAAGCTGAAAATCCGTGAGTTTTTAAAAGAAATCAACCAGAAATACAATACAACCATTCTTTTGACCACCCATGACCTTTCTGACATTGAAGCACTTTGCGAACGGGTTGTCATGCTTGATGAAGGCCGCATCATATACGACGGTGCTTTGCAGAGCCTGAAGGAAACCTGGGCTGAGGGAAAGGAAATACGGTTTGAATTTCTTGAGCAGGCAGAATTGGGAGCCTTGGAAGAGCTTACTGCTGATCTCCCGGTCGAATGGCAAAGGAATGGAGAAGACGAAGCCTTTACGGCCTTTGCGGAGGATAAAGAGGAAGTCATCTCTGCGCTGATTGCAAGGGCAGTCTCGGCCTACAAGGTCAGGGATATTAAAATCATGGAAACGTCAACCGAAGAAATTATCCGCAATATATACGATAAAGGCATGGCTTGAGGAGGCAGCAATGGATAAGTATGTAGAAATGATCCGTATCCGTTTTTTGATGATGCTCGCCTACCGGACGAATTATTATACAGGCATTCTGATATACAGCATTAATATTGGCGCTTATTATTTTTTATGGACTGCGATATATGGAGGGAAAGAGAGCATTGAGGGCCTTTCCGTCCTGCAGATGACCACCTATGTAGCTGTTGCCTGGATGGCCAGGGCCTTTTATTTCAATAATATTGACCGGGAAATGGCTGCAGAAATAAAGGAAGGAAAAGTAGCGGTCGAACTGATCAGGCCATACAATTATCTTGGCATGAAGACTATGCAGGGGCTTGGTGAAGGCATTTTCCGTTTGTTCTTTTTCTCTGTTCCCGGCATGGTCATTGTGGCCCTGATCTTCCCGCTTGAAATTTCGGCAGACCCTTCTACCTGGCTGCTGTTTTCAGTGTCCATATTACTCAGCTTCTTGATCAATACCCAATTAAATCTGCTGACAGGGATTACGACTTTTTTCTTATATAATAATACAGGCTTGATCAGGGCCAAGCGCGTTGTGATCGATCTGTTTTCCGGGCTGCTGATCCCTCTTTCCTTTTTCCCTGTGTGGGCTCAGGATATCTTGAAATTCCTTCCCTTCCAGGGCATCAGCTATATTCCAAGCATGATTTTCACCAATGGCTTCACACAGGGGGAAGCCATCAATGGTCTGCTGCTTCAGGGAGTGTGGGTGCTGATCCTTATCATTCCGATACAGGCACTTTGGACCGCGGCGAAAAAGCAGATGGTCATACAAGGAGGGTAACAGCTTGTTTTATATTTCGATTTTCTTCCAATATGTGTCTCAGTATATGAAAACAAGGCTGGAGTATCGGGCAGATTTGGCGGTTGAGGTTGTATCCGACTTGCTGTTTCAGGCAGTCAATTTGATCTTTATCCTGGTTGTCTTTGGACATACCAGCTATTTGAGCGGCTGGAACAGAGATGAAATTATCTTTATTTATGGCTTCTTTCTTGTTCCGTATGCCCTGTTTTCTTCCTTTTTCAATATTTGGGATTTCAATGAACGATATATCGTAAAAGGCGAGTTTGACAGGATTTTGACCAGACCTGTCCATAGCCTTTTCCAGATTGTCCTGGAAAGGATGGAACTGGAATCTCTGTTTGGAGCCGTGACCGGCCTGGTGATTATGTTTTATGCGGGAGAGCAGCTTGGACTCAGCATAAGCTGGTATGATCCTTTCTTGTTTATCCTGCTTGTGCTCGGCGGTGTGATGGTTTACGCGGGAATCTTCGTCCTGATTGCGTGCATCAGCTTTTGGGCAGACGCGAGAACTTCCATCATGCCGATGATGTACAATATCGGGAATTATGGAAGATATCCGGTAGACATATATAATGGTGCCATCCGTTTTGTGCTTACCTGGATCCTCCCGTTCGCGTTTGTCGGTGTCTATCCGGCGGCCTATTTCCTTGGGAAGCATGAATGGCTGGCCTATTCTTTCCTGACGCCAGTCATCGGTCTGGTATTCTTCTGCCTGTCCATCATCGTCTGGAATCAGGGAGTAAAGAAATACCGTGGTGCGGGGAATTAGAATGGCAAAAACAGCACTCTCTTAAATGAGGTGCTGTTTTTTTTATGTCTTCTGATCTTGGTGTAAACTCAAACTCTGCTGTTTTCTTTTTCGTTCAAATGTTTTATATCTTTGAGATAGTTTTGATAAGCAGCCGTTGCTTTATCCGGCGGCTTTGGGAGTGTTTTATAAATTTTATTAAGCATATAAACCGCTCTGAACAAAGTGCCGGCAATGATCCCGAAAGCAATAATGCCCGCCAATAAAGGACTCAGCATCAATAAAATGCATCCTAAAATTACAGCGAGCAATATAGACAGCAGCAGATACATAAATAACTCCTCTCACTTTAAAAATGGATATTCATTATTTTAACAGGATAATACTGGAACCGCACTATTTGTTAAAAGACAAGCCGGCATACAGGCCCTGCTTTAAGCGTATAAATCTAGGGAGTATAAAGGAGAAGAGGGTCTGATTTGGTCTTTTATCTTTCGCTGATATTGATTGCCTTCTGTGTATTGATGAGTCTGCGGACCTTGTTTATCCCCCATAAGATCCGCGGGAAAAGAGTCTCGTTTGAAAACTTTCTGTATCTTGCTTTTATATATGTGACGGTCATGATTGGCTTTGGGCTTATTTACGTTTTAATGGAGCAGAACGGTACCCAGGTTCTCCGGGAAAGCGCGGGAGCAGAAGGGGGAACATTTTTTCAAAGGCTGGAGACAGGTTTCTATTTCAGCGCCGTAACCCTTTTTTCAGTAGGCTATGGCGATATTTCCCCTATAGGGATCGGGAGGATGATCGCCGTCCTTGAGGCATTGATCGGCTACACGATTCCCGCAGCATTTGTAGCGAGGGCCGTATTCGACAGAGAGTCCTGACAGTGTCCCGGATTTGTGTTTGCGGCAGATTTTGGATAGGCTTATGATATCACAACGATGGAGGGATTAATATGCAGATTGAACTGGGAAAACAGGCTCCGGGGTTTGAACTGCCGGACGCAGATGAAAAGCCGGTAAAGCTGTCAGACTTCCGGGGCAAAAATGTGGTCCTGTATTTCTATCCTAAGGATATGACACCTGGGTGCACGACCGAAGCATGTGACTTCAGGGACAAGCATGAGGAGTTCCAGGGAGCGGACGCTGTAATCATCGGTATAAGCCCGGACCCAGCTGGCAGGCATGGTAAGTTTATTGAGAAATACGGATTGCCTTTTATCCTGCTGTCAGATGAAGAGCATAAAGCCGCTGAAGCATATGATGTATGGAAGCTGAAGAAAAATTTCGGCAAAGAGTATATGGGGATTGAAAGATCCACCTTCATCATTGATAAAGAAGGGAATCTGGTGAAGGAATGGAGGAAGGTAAAGGTTAAGGGCCATGTCGAAGAGGCGCTTGCTTATGTACAGGAGCAGCTTTCCTGAGTAACGGGATTGGATACTTGTATCCAATCTTTTTTTCATTTTAGTGTAGTGATTTGCGGGGGCCAATCGTCTAATATACTAAGGGTTAAATTTTCCAGATTGGATATTGGGTGATATGTGATGAGCAAATGCATTTATATCTTGCTGACAGATACAGGAACGATATTTTCAAGACTGATAAAGTGTTATACGAAAGCTCCGTATAATCATTCTTCCATTGCGCTGGACAGGCAGTTCAATCAATTATTCAGCTTCGGGAGGCGCAGCTATTTGAACCCTTTTTCAGCCGGATTCATTAAGGAAAGGGTCGATGGGGGCGTGTTCAAGCATAAGAGAAATACGAGATGTGCGGTTTACCGGCTGCAGGTTTCAGATTCACAGCATAAAGACATCCGGAAAATAATCCTGCAATTTGAGGAAGATCCGCTGAGGTATAAATATAATCTCCTCGGGTGCATCGGCATTATCTTTGGGATAAAATTTCAAAGAGCCGATGCCTTCACCTGCTCGCAATTCGTATCCACCATTCTTACACAGAGCGGGATACATACATTTGATAAATGCTGTGAAATGATCAGGCCTGATGACGTTGCCGGCATCCCCCGGCTGTCTTTGATATATGAAGGATATCTCCATCAATATTGGGAAAGGTCGCGAATGGCTGAACCACTGCATAAAAGGGCAGCTGTCTGGCCCAATTTAACATAACAAAGGCGGATGTCCATTCATTTAAACAAGTTTTGAATATCATTAGATTAGGGCATACCTCCTCAGATACTTTGAAGCAGATCCTTTCAGGGTCTGTTCTTTTTTTATGCTGGCAGAGCAAGAAAGTTTCGGCATCTGAAGAAGTGGGTATGATCGATTGAAAAATGTAAAAACATCCTTCGGGTGATATGATGAAGAAAACGAAGGAGGGAACGGGTTTGAAAATAGTATCTTCTCTGCAGCCGGAAAAGGATCTGCAGGATAAAATTAAGAATACTTTTCCGGATGCGGCTTTTGAATTTTATGAGAGTATGGAGCAGGCTGAAGGGGCATTATCCCAGGCTGAAGTCTTCATTACTTATGGCGAGGATCTGACAGCTGCGCATATTGAGAGTGCCAAAAAGCTGAAATGGATCATGGTAATGTCCGCGGGGCTGGAATTGATGCCGCTTAAGGAATGTGAAGAAAGAGGCATTCTTATTACTAATGCAAGAGGGGTTCACAGCATCCCGATGGCAGAGTTTGCACTTGGGATGATGCTGATGCACGAAAAAAAGGCGAAAAAGCTTATTGTCAATGAAGAGAATGAAGTCTGGGACCGGAATATCCAGATGGGCGAGCTCCGCGGAAAAACCATGCTGATCCTTGGAACCGGCGCAATTGGAAGTGAAATAGCCCGGCTGGGGAAAGCTTTTGGATTGAAAACCTGGGGCATCAACCGCAGCGGTTCGCCTGTGCCACATATTGACAGCCTTTTCAGCCTTGAAGAGTTGGACATACTATTACCGGAGGCTGATTTCCTCATCTCGGTGCTCCCCAGTACAGGAGAGACAAGACATCTGCTCAGGATGGAGCACTTCCGCAGGATGAAGAACAGTGCAGTCTTCATCAACTTGGGCAGGGGGGATGTCGCCGGGGAAGAAATATTGCTGGATGTGATGCAGAAGAGGCTGATTTCACATGCCTATCTGGATGTTTTTGAAACAGAACCGCTGGAGAAGGGGCATCCATTCTGGAAGCTGGACAATATAACCGTCACTCCGCACTTATCAAGCAGATCAGCCATGTACCTGCCAAGATCCTTTGAAATTTTTGCCCATAATCTTCATACATATATACAAAGCGGGAATGACTATGTGAATAAAATTGATCCTGGGAAGGGGTATTAATTTGAAGATCTACACTAAAACAGGAGATAAAGGAACAACATCGCTCATATACGGAGAGCGTGTATCAAAAGGGGACATGCGGGTAGAAGCTTACGGGACCTGTGATGAAGCCAATTCGATGATCGGCCTGGCACTCAGCTATTTAAAGGGTGAATTTTTTGAGGGTAAAAAAGAGCTTGAAGACACATACCATAAAATACAAACAGCCCTTTTCCATGTAGGCGCAGAGCTTGCGACTCCTCCCGGGAAAGAGGTCAAGTGGAAAGTTTCTGAAGGTGATATCAAAATCATGGAGAACAAAATTGATGAATGGGATGCTGAACTCCCGCAGCTTGCCAATTTTATCCTTCCAGGAGGA is a window from the Bacillus infantis NRRL B-14911 genome containing:
- a CDS encoding ABC transporter permease yields the protein MDKYVEMIRIRFLMMLAYRTNYYTGILIYSINIGAYYFLWTAIYGGKESIEGLSVLQMTTYVAVAWMARAFYFNNIDREMAAEIKEGKVAVELIRPYNYLGMKTMQGLGEGIFRLFFFSVPGMVIVALIFPLEISADPSTWLLFSVSILLSFLINTQLNLLTGITTFFLYNNTGLIRAKRVVIDLFSGLLIPLSFFPVWAQDILKFLPFQGISYIPSMIFTNGFTQGEAINGLLLQGVWVLILIIPIQALWTAAKKQMVIQGG
- a CDS encoding glutamate-1-semialdehyde 2,1-aminomutase — protein: MNFSNSERIHEEALKHIVGGVNSPSRSYKAVGGGAPVVMERAQGAYFWDVDGNQYIDYLAAYGPIITGHAHPHITEAIKRAAETGVLYGTPTPHEVKFAKMLKEAMPGMEKVRFVNSGTEAVMTTIRVARAYTGKDKIIKFAGCYHGHSDLVLVAAGSGPSTLGTPDSAGVPKSIAQEVITVPFNDIEPFKEAMRKWGDEIAAVLVEPIVGNFGIVEPKEGFLEQINEIAHAAGSLVIYDEVITAFRFMYGGAQDMLGVQPDLTAMGKIIGGGLPIGAYGGKLEIMEKVAPLGPAYQAGTMAGNPASILSGIACLEVLKQDGVYEYLDRLGQMLEEGILAAAAEHGVQITINRLKGALTIYFTEEKVENYEQAENTDGETFARFFKLMLEQGINLAPSKYEAWFVTIAHTEEDIHATLHAVNHAFSIMGGE
- a CDS encoding D-2-hydroxyacid dehydrogenase codes for the protein MKIVSSLQPEKDLQDKIKNTFPDAAFEFYESMEQAEGALSQAEVFITYGEDLTAAHIESAKKLKWIMVMSAGLELMPLKECEERGILITNARGVHSIPMAEFALGMMLMHEKKAKKLIVNEENEVWDRNIQMGELRGKTMLILGTGAIGSEIARLGKAFGLKTWGINRSGSPVPHIDSLFSLEELDILLPEADFLISVLPSTGETRHLLRMEHFRRMKNSAVFINLGRGDVAGEEILLDVMQKRLISHAYLDVFETEPLEKGHPFWKLDNITVTPHLSSRSAMYLPRSFEIFAHNLHTYIQSGNDYVNKIDPGKGY
- the bcp gene encoding thioredoxin-dependent thiol peroxidase; this encodes MQIELGKQAPGFELPDADEKPVKLSDFRGKNVVLYFYPKDMTPGCTTEACDFRDKHEEFQGADAVIIGISPDPAGRHGKFIEKYGLPFILLSDEEHKAAEAYDVWKLKKNFGKEYMGIERSTFIIDKEGNLVKEWRKVKVKGHVEEALAYVQEQLS
- a CDS encoding cob(I)yrinic acid a,c-diamide adenosyltransferase, translating into MKIYTKTGDKGTTSLIYGERVSKGDMRVEAYGTCDEANSMIGLALSYLKGEFFEGKKELEDTYHKIQTALFHVGAELATPPGKEVKWKVSEGDIKIMENKIDEWDAELPQLANFILPGGNPAGAAFHSARTIVRRAEREAVRIEGVNSLVLSYLNRLSDLLFVTARYVNLQLGENEKNLHEED
- a CDS encoding potassium channel family protein, translated to MVFYLSLILIAFCVLMSLRTLFIPHKIRGKRVSFENFLYLAFIYVTVMIGFGLIYVLMEQNGTQVLRESAGAEGGTFFQRLETGFYFSAVTLFSVGYGDISPIGIGRMIAVLEALIGYTIPAAFVARAVFDRES
- a CDS encoding ABC transporter permease, which encodes MFYISIFFQYVSQYMKTRLEYRADLAVEVVSDLLFQAVNLIFILVVFGHTSYLSGWNRDEIIFIYGFFLVPYALFSSFFNIWDFNERYIVKGEFDRILTRPVHSLFQIVLERMELESLFGAVTGLVIMFYAGEQLGLSISWYDPFLFILLVLGGVMVYAGIFVLIACISFWADARTSIMPMMYNIGNYGRYPVDIYNGAIRFVLTWILPFAFVGVYPAAYFLGKHEWLAYSFLTPVIGLVFFCLSIIVWNQGVKKYRGAGN
- a CDS encoding ABC transporter ATP-binding protein; this encodes MKDAIIVNGLRKEFKAYSSRAGLKGAFRDLFTRNYKIVPAVNDISFQVRQGEMVGYIGENGAGKSTTIKMLTGILEPTSGEVTVNGMNPHRDREKFVQTIGVVFGQRSQLWWDIAVQESFRLLKKVYKVSDEDYASHMDHVIRTLDIGPLLDKPVRKLSLGQRMRCELAAALIHNPPLLFLDEPTIGLDVLVKLKIREFLKEINQKYNTTILLTTHDLSDIEALCERVVMLDEGRIIYDGALQSLKETWAEGKEIRFEFLEQAELGALEELTADLPVEWQRNGEDEAFTAFAEDKEEVISALIARAVSAYKVRDIKIMETSTEEIIRNIYDKGMA